The following coding sequences are from one Eleginops maclovinus isolate JMC-PN-2008 ecotype Puerto Natales chromosome 11, JC_Emac_rtc_rv5, whole genome shotgun sequence window:
- the LOC134871767 gene encoding uncharacterized protein LOC134871767 isoform X3, producing the protein MTTGASVFLPSEYTSHFNSSEIRLYSTKLERLNISDPYNSPGVLFKSITSCSEDDVPDLRYADIHSYLVSFPSVYSGDSLRAYKSLEAYKWCQSGFVNNIQLWSLTSKNFGIITARVNHSQRLNESQLKPWVVVRNDGVVLGAHCNCTAGLGESCSHVSAVLFSLWGKNNARHEEISCTSKKCKWASPSEDAAKNVEYLQGKDIIFNHTQQNKKGNSTKGTSAPPSFPPLTAAEQTQFYQNLSQCRTQDGKSCRPAVLSVVRGYATSYVPKAVKLDLPEPLTSLYDKKARDLNLAELQERAEGIFEDLTVTEEQMGMQ; encoded by the exons atgaccaccggtgccagtgttttcttaccgagcgagtatacttctcattttaattcaagtgaaattcggctttatagtacaaaattagagagattaaatataagcgacccatataattcacccggtgtgcttttcaagagcataacctcctgctctgaagacgatgtacccgacttgcgctacgcagacatccacagctatcttgtaagctttccatcagtgtactcaggagactccctcagagcgtacaaaagcttggaggcttacaaatggtgtcagtccggcttcgtaaacaacattcaactgtggagtcttacatccaaaaacttcggcatcatcactgcaagg gttaatcactcccaaaggcttaatgaaagtcaactaaagccatgggtggtggtgaggaacgacggtgttgtgctgggagcccactgcaactgcacagcgggactcggggagagctgctctcatgtgtcagctgttctcttcagtctgtggggaaaaaacaacgcaAGGCACGAGGAGATCAGCTGCACatccaaaaaatgcaagtgGGCCTCTCCCAGTGAGGATGCTGCGAAGAATGTGGAGTACCTGCAGGGCAAGGACATCATATTCAACCatactcaacaaaataaaaaggggaattccACCAAGGGTACCTCTGCGCCCCCATCTTTCCCAcccctgactgctgctgagcaaacacagttcTACCAAAATCTCTCACAGTGCCGGACTCAAGATGGGAAgtcctgcagacctgcagtCCTGTCAGTTGTTCGCGGGTACGCCACATCCTATGTACCCAAGGCTGTCAAGCTAGATTTACCTGAACCCCTTACCAGTCTGTATGACAAGAAGGCAAGAGACCTGAACCTGGCTGAATTACAAGAGCGTGCAGAAGGAATATTTGAGGACttgactgtcactgaagaacag ATGGGGAtgcaataa
- the LOC134871767 gene encoding uncharacterized protein LOC134871767 isoform X1: protein MTTGASVFLPSEYTSHFNSSEIRLYSTKLERLNISDPYNSPGVLFKSITSCSEDDVPDLRYADIHSYLVSFPSVYSGDSLRAYKSLEAYKWCQSGFVNNIQLWSLTSKNFGIITARVNHSQRLNESQLKPWVVVRNDGVVLGAHCNCTAGLGESCSHVSAVLFSLWGKNNARHEEISCTSKKCKWASPSEDAAKNVEYLQGKDIIFNHTQQNKKGNSTKGTSAPPSFPPLTAAEQTQFYQNLSQCRTQDGKSCRPAVLSVVRGYATSYVPKAVKLDLPEPLTSLYDKKARDLNLAELQERAEGIFEDLTVTEEQSDIVEEETQAQSKSRIWFDQRSGRVTGSTFRAATRTDLRKPAVSLIRQICDPKSHVFSSEATRYSWAENSSQCQHAVEHPNILQIASQKFLPCCKVSADVHHPKSNGHMHLITYCMKHCDMCISRHLTIQLYHVG, encoded by the exons atgaccaccggtgccagtgttttcttaccgagcgagtatacttctcattttaattcaagtgaaattcggctttatagtacaaaattagagagattaaatataagcgacccatataattcacccggtgtgcttttcaagagcataacctcctgctctgaagacgatgtacccgacttgcgctacgcagacatccacagctatcttgtaagctttccatcagtgtactcaggagactccctcagagcgtacaaaagcttggaggcttacaaatggtgtcagtccggcttcgtaaacaacattcaactgtggagtcttacatccaaaaacttcggcatcatcactgcaagg gttaatcactcccaaaggcttaatgaaagtcaactaaagccatgggtggtggtgaggaacgacggtgttgtgctgggagcccactgcaactgcacagcgggactcggggagagctgctctcatgtgtcagctgttctcttcagtctgtggggaaaaaacaacgcaAGGCACGAGGAGATCAGCTGCACatccaaaaaatgcaagtgGGCCTCTCCCAGTGAGGATGCTGCGAAGAATGTGGAGTACCTGCAGGGCAAGGACATCATATTCAACCatactcaacaaaataaaaaggggaattccACCAAGGGTACCTCTGCGCCCCCATCTTTCCCAcccctgactgctgctgagcaaacacagttcTACCAAAATCTCTCACAGTGCCGGACTCAAGATGGGAAgtcctgcagacctgcagtCCTGTCAGTTGTTCGCGGGTACGCCACATCCTATGTACCCAAGGCTGTCAAGCTAGATTTACCTGAACCCCTTACCAGTCTGTATGACAAGAAGGCAAGAGACCTGAACCTGGCTGAATTACAAGAGCGTGCAGAAGGAATATTTGAGGACttgactgtcactgaagaacag AGTGATATTGTAGAGGAGGAGACCCAAGCACAGTCCAAGTCCAGAATTTGGTTTGATCAAAGGAGTGGTAGGGTGACAGGATCTACCTTCAGAGCAGCAACAAGAACAGACCTCAGAAAGCCAGCCGTGTCTCTCATAAGACAGATATGTGACCCAAAGTCCCATGTTTTCAGCAGTGAGGCTACCAGGTATTCATGGGCAGAGAATTCCAGCCAATGTCAACATGCAGTTGAACATCCTAACATACTCCAAATAGCATCCCAAAAGTTTCTGCCTTGTTGTAAGGTGTCAGCTGATGTTCATCATCCCAAAAGTAATGGGCATATGCATTTGATTACTTATTGTATGAAACATTGTGACATGTGCATCAGCAGACACCTTACAATACAGCTGTATCATGTGGGATGA
- the LOC134871767 gene encoding uncharacterized protein LOC134871767 isoform X2 → MTTGASVFLPSEYTSHFNSSEIRLYSTKLERLNISDPYNSPGVLFKSITSCSEDDVPDLRYADIHSYLVSFPSVYSGDSLRAYKSLEAYKWCQSGFVNNIQLWSLTSKNFGIITARVNHSQRLNESQLKPWVVVRNDGVVLGAHCNCTAGLGESCSHVSAVLFSLWGKNNARHEEISCTSKKCKWASPSEDAAKNVEYLQGKDIIFNHTQQNKKGNSTKGTSAPPSFPPLTAAEQTQFYQNLSQCRTQDGKSCRPAVLSVVRGYATSYVPKAVKLDLPEPLTSLYDKKARDLNLAELQERAEGIFEDLTVTEEQVHNIFCLLMTEI, encoded by the exons atgaccaccggtgccagtgttttcttaccgagcgagtatacttctcattttaattcaagtgaaattcggctttatagtacaaaattagagagattaaatataagcgacccatataattcacccggtgtgcttttcaagagcataacctcctgctctgaagacgatgtacccgacttgcgctacgcagacatccacagctatcttgtaagctttccatcagtgtactcaggagactccctcagagcgtacaaaagcttggaggcttacaaatggtgtcagtccggcttcgtaaacaacattcaactgtggagtcttacatccaaaaacttcggcatcatcactgcaagg gttaatcactcccaaaggcttaatgaaagtcaactaaagccatgggtggtggtgaggaacgacggtgttgtgctgggagcccactgcaactgcacagcgggactcggggagagctgctctcatgtgtcagctgttctcttcagtctgtggggaaaaaacaacgcaAGGCACGAGGAGATCAGCTGCACatccaaaaaatgcaagtgGGCCTCTCCCAGTGAGGATGCTGCGAAGAATGTGGAGTACCTGCAGGGCAAGGACATCATATTCAACCatactcaacaaaataaaaaggggaattccACCAAGGGTACCTCTGCGCCCCCATCTTTCCCAcccctgactgctgctgagcaaacacagttcTACCAAAATCTCTCACAGTGCCGGACTCAAGATGGGAAgtcctgcagacctgcagtCCTGTCAGTTGTTCGCGGGTACGCCACATCCTATGTACCCAAGGCTGTCAAGCTAGATTTACCTGAACCCCTTACCAGTCTGTATGACAAGAAGGCAAGAGACCTGAACCTGGCTGAATTACAAGAGCGTGCAGAAGGAATATTTGAGGACttgactgtcactgaagaacaggtacatAACATATTCTGTTTACTAATGACTGAAATCTAA